ACAAGCTATTGCCCATTTAAAGCAAGCAGAAGAAATGATTAAAGAGAACAACCCGACTGGGACTGATCAAAAGTATTTGGTGACATACGGAAATTACGCGTGGGTGTTCTACTACTTAAAGCAATATAAAGAGTctcaaaaatatatagataagggAGAGAAGATATATAAGGAACTGAAAGATACCACAGACACAGCTGAAATTTATGGTGAAAAAGCCTGGACATTGTTAAAATTTTGCGGCCAATATTATGAAGAAGCAAAACAATGTTTTCTAAAGGCTTTGGAGCTGGAGCCAGAAGACCCTGAGTGGAACAGTGGATATGCAACAGTGGTCTACAGACTGGAAGGTTTCAATGGCAGAAAATGTGCTGCTTCAGAATGCAAGTCACTGGAGCTACTGGAACGTGCAGTGGAGAAGAATCCAAATGATGCCGTGGTGAAGTCACTTCTTGCCTTGAAGCTTCAAGACCTAAACAGGACTAACGAGGGAAAAATCTATATCGAAGAAGCCATAAATCAAGCTCCAAGTTCTCCATATTTGCTCCGTTATGTAGCAATGTTTTACAGGAGAGCTGGAATGCTAGATGATGCCTTGCGTGTCCTACAAACTGCATTAGATCTCATCCCAACTTCTGGATTTCTGCATCACCAAATTGGACTCTGTTATAGGCGAAAGTATTTAAATGACAAAAGAAGGTTTGGAAACAGGAACAGTTATATGAGCCAAACGGAGACTGAAAAATTAAATGACCTCCTGCAAAATACTCTGTTTCATTTTGAGAAGGCGGTGGAATACAAGAAAACTTTTGTTTATGCGTATGTAGATTTAGCAAATATGTACTGTGAAGCCAAGGAATATAAAAAAGCCGAGGACACGTTTAAAACAGTTATGGCATTTACCACTCTTATTGATGAGGAGAAGCAGCAGATCTATTACCATTATGGACGTTTCAAAGAATACAACATGAGGTCTGAATCTGAAGCCATCAACTACTATAAAAAGAGCGTACAGTTTACTTTATGCTTGAAAGAGAGAGAGTTCAGTGCAAAGTCTCTAAAAAGAATTGCTTCAAAAAAGATTCAGAACGATATTCATGATGCTGAGGGTTTTGCTTTGCTTGGCTTTGTCCATAAGATGAATGGGGAAATGAACGATGCAATCGATTGCTTTGAAAAAGCCTTAAAATATGACCCTCACAAT
The sequence above is a segment of the Bufo gargarizans isolate SCDJY-AF-19 chromosome 6, ASM1485885v1, whole genome shotgun sequence genome. Coding sequences within it:
- the LOC122940354 gene encoding interferon-induced protein with tetratricopeptide repeats 5-like, with product MSGLEKGTLKLRLLQLKCHFTWKLLLKDTDPDELADRLYDQLTFLVTKNKYMVYNLLAYVMHLKGDYTQAIAHLKQAEEMIKENNPTGTDQKYLVTYGNYAWVFYYLKQYKESQKYIDKGEKIYKELKDTTDTAEIYGEKAWTLLKFCGQYYEEAKQCFLKALELEPEDPEWNSGYATVVYRLEGFNGRKCAASECKSLELLERAVEKNPNDAVVKSLLALKLQDLNRTNEGKIYIEEAINQAPSSPYLLRYVAMFYRRAGMLDDALRVLQTALDLIPTSGFLHHQIGLCYRRKYLNDKRRFGNRNSYMSQTETEKLNDLLQNTLFHFEKAVEYKKTFVYAYVDLANMYCEAKEYKKAEDTFKTVMAFTTLIDEEKQQIYYHYGRFKEYNMRSESEAINYYKKSVQFTLCLKEREFSAKSLKRIASKKIQNDIHDAEGFALLGFVHKMNGEMNDAIDCFEKALKYDPHNAEYVSELCELKLVI